In Persicimonas caeni, a single window of DNA contains:
- a CDS encoding dipeptidase — MTYPTLDLHVDSIIQQRLFRYNVTRRHRRGLGGQPLFWHADIPRMVEADYLGACLGIHYFPWESERGWREMNRQIDYLDEVIGLDERVFRVAAPGDWQVARERGLLGVAPGVEGAHMLNGKLERVEVLAERRVAYLTLCHFSKNSAATPSMGRGANETDGLSEFGCELIAALDESGITIDLAHVNTPGVLDACAVATRPVFCTHTGVKAVNDHARNITDEEIDAIAETDGVIGIMFAPTFLAGKLRADTTWIADHIEHVIDRVGVRHVAIGSDYDGWLPTIMSDHHDCRDIHLVSDELLRRGHSDEDVARIMAGNAFELLCGARESAASDETGQGAGQSE; from the coding sequence ATGACCTATCCCACGCTCGATCTCCACGTCGACAGCATCATCCAGCAGCGTCTGTTTCGCTACAACGTCACCCGACGTCACCGGCGCGGCCTGGGCGGCCAGCCGTTGTTCTGGCACGCCGACATCCCTCGCATGGTCGAGGCCGACTATCTGGGGGCGTGTCTGGGCATCCACTATTTTCCGTGGGAGTCCGAGCGCGGCTGGCGCGAGATGAACCGCCAGATCGATTATCTCGACGAGGTGATCGGTTTGGACGAGCGGGTGTTTCGGGTGGCGGCGCCCGGCGACTGGCAGGTGGCCCGAGAGCGGGGTCTGCTGGGCGTGGCGCCGGGGGTCGAGGGCGCGCATATGCTCAACGGCAAGCTCGAGCGCGTCGAAGTGCTCGCCGAGCGGCGCGTGGCCTATTTGACGCTGTGCCACTTCTCGAAAAACTCGGCCGCTACGCCGTCGATGGGGCGCGGGGCCAACGAGACCGACGGGTTGAGCGAGTTCGGATGTGAGCTCATTGCCGCGCTCGACGAGAGTGGCATCACCATCGATTTGGCGCACGTCAACACCCCCGGGGTGCTCGATGCATGCGCGGTGGCCACGCGGCCGGTCTTTTGCACCCACACAGGCGTCAAGGCAGTCAACGACCACGCCCGCAACATCACCGACGAAGAGATCGACGCCATCGCCGAGACCGACGGGGTCATCGGGATCATGTTCGCGCCGACTTTTCTTGCGGGGAAATTGCGCGCCGACACCACCTGGATCGCCGACCATATCGAGCACGTCATCGATCGGGTGGGCGTGCGCCACGTGGCCATCGGCAGCGATTACGACGGGTGGCTGCCCACGATCATGAGCGATCACCACGACTGCCGAGACATTCATCTGGTGAGTGACGAGTTGCTTCGGCGGGGACATAGCGACGAGGACGTCGCCCGCATCATGGCGGGCAACGCCTTCGAGTTGCTCTGCGGGGCGCGCGAGTCAGCCGCCTCCGACGAGACCGGTCAGGGCGCCGGGCAGAGCGAGTAA
- a CDS encoding response regulator, whose amino-acid sequence MDPNAVILIIEDDPKMRRFLRTLLESNDYQPLEAETGEEGIQRAAEHNPDLILLDVRLPDIRGEEVLSRLREWTHTPVVVVSGLDSEDSKVTILDAGADDYLTKPFGAQELLARIRVGLRHAEQVAPDDEDAVFENGELRVDRVARRVFMGENEIDLTPTEYRLLLTLVKNVGRVLTHRQILEEVWGPDCVGRDHYVRVYMAHLRRKLEEDPAQPEYIVTETGVGYRLRNI is encoded by the coding sequence ATGGACCCGAATGCTGTAATTCTGATCATCGAGGATGATCCGAAAATGCGCAGGTTCTTGCGAACCTTGCTGGAGTCGAATGATTATCAGCCTCTCGAGGCCGAAACGGGCGAGGAGGGCATCCAGCGCGCGGCGGAGCACAATCCGGATCTCATCCTGCTCGATGTGCGTCTTCCCGATATCCGCGGCGAGGAAGTTTTGTCTCGTCTGCGCGAGTGGACGCACACCCCGGTGGTCGTCGTCTCCGGACTCGACTCGGAGGACTCGAAGGTCACCATTTTGGACGCAGGCGCCGACGACTATCTGACCAAGCCCTTTGGCGCCCAGGAGTTGCTCGCGCGCATCCGTGTGGGCCTGCGGCACGCCGAGCAGGTTGCCCCCGACGACGAAGACGCCGTGTTCGAAAACGGTGAGTTGCGCGTCGATCGCGTCGCACGGCGAGTGTTTATGGGCGAAAACGAGATCGATCTGACCCCGACCGAGTATCGCTTGTTGCTCACGTTGGTCAAAAATGTGGGCCGCGTGCTCACCCACCGCCAGATTCTCGAGGAAGTGTGGGGGCCCGACTGTGTCGGCCGCGACCACTACGTGCGCGTCTACATGGCGCATCTGCGTCGCAAGCTCGAAGAGGATCCGGCCCAGCCGGAGTACATCGTCACTGAGACCGGGGTTGGCTATCGGTTGAGGAATATCTGA
- a CDS encoding phosphate acyltransferase produces the protein MTTGIQSLFDAFLTADHRPHRIVFPDGHDPRIVSAAAYAGSKDWVRPVLLGSRSEIEQVADDAGASLEAVEILDPEESRQFDDYAIDFAERRGIPLHTARCMTTVPFYFAAMMLCSEDVDAMIAGAQCSSQEILMATDLVVGTRDDVYTPSSFVVMQIPGYAGPEGELLVLADCVVNPEPDCDTLADIALATADTAEAVLDWDARVAMLSHSTHGHPLEPRAEHVSKAVDIVRRRAPGLKIDGELQLDAALNLAVAQKKLPFASTVAGNANVLIFPDMNAGNIAIKMAHELAGATLCGPVLQGFAETIGLVSRGATTRDILGTIALTGAYATARKRPLPRIVNGTGVGVDARAAAGPGWSPRVVRV, from the coding sequence ATGACAACGGGCATTCAAAGCCTGTTCGACGCCTTTCTCACCGCCGATCACCGACCTCATCGTATCGTTTTTCCCGACGGCCACGACCCGCGCATCGTCAGCGCCGCAGCCTACGCCGGCAGCAAGGACTGGGTGCGCCCCGTCTTGCTCGGCAGTCGCTCCGAAATCGAGCAGGTCGCCGACGACGCCGGCGCGTCGCTCGAGGCCGTCGAGATTCTCGATCCCGAGGAGTCGCGCCAATTCGACGACTACGCCATCGATTTCGCCGAGCGCCGCGGCATCCCGCTGCATACGGCGCGCTGCATGACGACCGTGCCGTTCTATTTTGCCGCCATGATGCTGTGCAGCGAAGATGTCGACGCCATGATCGCCGGCGCGCAATGCTCCAGCCAAGAGATCTTGATGGCCACCGATTTGGTGGTGGGCACGCGCGACGATGTGTACACGCCGTCGAGCTTCGTGGTCATGCAGATCCCAGGCTACGCCGGCCCCGAAGGCGAGTTGCTGGTGCTCGCCGACTGTGTGGTCAACCCCGAGCCCGATTGCGACACCCTCGCCGACATCGCCCTCGCCACTGCCGACACCGCCGAGGCGGTGCTCGACTGGGACGCACGCGTGGCCATGCTCTCGCACTCGACCCACGGCCACCCGCTCGAGCCGCGCGCCGAGCACGTCTCCAAGGCCGTCGACATCGTGCGTCGACGCGCCCCGGGCCTCAAGATCGACGGCGAGTTGCAGCTCGACGCTGCCCTCAACCTGGCCGTAGCTCAAAAGAAGCTCCCCTTTGCCAGCACCGTCGCCGGCAACGCCAACGTGCTCATCTTCCCGGACATGAACGCCGGCAATATCGCCATCAAGATGGCCCACGAACTCGCCGGCGCCACCCTGTGCGGACCGGTCCTGCAGGGCTTCGCCGAGACGATCGGCCTCGTCTCACGCGGCGCCACCACTCGCGACATCCTCGGCACCATCGCCCTGACCGGCGCCTACGCCACTGCACGCAAGCGCCCCCTCCCGCGCATCGTCAACGGCACCGGCGTCGGCGTCGACGCCCGGGCCGCCGCCGGCCCGGGATGGTCACCGAGGGTCGTGCGGGTCTAG
- a CDS encoding response regulator encodes MERSAEHTNPTTEGIRVLVVEGNAKDAAAVRNSLKASTPNFVVSPARQLWSACQILAGMAIDAVLLGLELPDSEGLEALSELREQSPDTPVLVVGRDLAMGQQAVDAGADDFVPLSDLDPSILGLRVLDAIERRRAKAPEVDEPEPTSVAKPTAKILVVEEDPWVQRLLRRNLTRQGHTVEVLSSPQKALVWVQGATQLDMLVCEVHAAGMDGARLSHHLQKEFPALVTLLVSANGEQPEIVADHPRSFGFLAKPYSLDAFQHAVEDLLEHTASAPATTGE; translated from the coding sequence ATGGAGCGCAGCGCCGAACATACCAACCCAACGACCGAAGGGATTCGGGTGTTGGTGGTGGAAGGCAATGCCAAGGATGCCGCTGCCGTACGAAACTCGCTGAAAGCCTCCACGCCGAATTTTGTCGTCTCACCGGCGCGTCAGTTGTGGTCCGCCTGTCAAATCTTGGCGGGCATGGCCATCGACGCGGTGCTCCTTGGCCTCGAACTCCCCGACAGTGAAGGTCTGGAAGCGCTCTCGGAGTTGCGCGAGCAGTCGCCCGACACCCCCGTGCTGGTCGTGGGGCGTGACCTGGCGATGGGTCAGCAGGCCGTGGACGCCGGCGCCGACGATTTTGTGCCGTTGTCCGATCTCGACCCGTCGATCCTCGGGCTGCGCGTGCTAGATGCCATCGAACGCCGCCGCGCGAAGGCTCCCGAGGTCGACGAACCCGAGCCAACCAGCGTAGCCAAACCCACTGCCAAGATCTTGGTCGTCGAGGAAGACCCCTGGGTTCAGCGCTTGCTTCGGCGTAATTTGACTCGCCAAGGCCATACCGTCGAAGTCCTCAGTTCACCACAGAAAGCGCTGGTCTGGGTCCAGGGCGCCACTCAACTCGATATGCTGGTGTGCGAAGTTCACGCGGCCGGCATGGACGGCGCGCGCTTGAGCCACCATCTCCAAAAAGAATTCCCGGCCCTGGTTACGCTGCTCGTATCCGCCAACGGCGAGCAACCCGAGATCGTCGCAGACCATCCCCGGTCCTTCGGCTTCCTGGCCAAGCCATACTCCCTCGACGCCTTCCAGCACGCCGTCGAAGACCTGCTCGAACATACCGCATCGGCGCCTGCAACCACCGGCGAATAA
- a CDS encoding AAA family ATPase, whose protein sequence is MPNDSNQRDPSEVMYRGVMGIGGLLLFLFGAGMSGYAIYSLITAGFAVGTLATLGIMGVVAIVGLVMLRVSRSSKSSDDHSDDGDLLEGSRQRGVLRTARKYEGRVTLAEITLETRLDVAEARKLLDEFELHGIAELQISDNGQEVYVFPAFTDGGRDKLTARSPLDEDAEVELLFEQLAEEQAAKQAEQSAEQSAEKATVSAHSSDSDA, encoded by the coding sequence ATGCCCAACGACTCCAACCAACGCGACCCCTCCGAAGTAATGTACCGCGGCGTGATGGGCATCGGCGGCCTGCTGCTCTTTCTCTTTGGCGCGGGCATGTCCGGCTACGCCATCTATTCGCTGATCACCGCCGGATTTGCCGTGGGAACTCTGGCCACGCTCGGGATCATGGGGGTGGTCGCCATCGTCGGGTTGGTGATGCTGCGCGTGTCGCGAAGCTCGAAGTCGAGTGACGACCATAGCGACGACGGCGACCTGCTCGAAGGAAGCCGACAGCGCGGCGTGCTGCGCACGGCGCGCAAATACGAAGGGCGAGTCACCCTCGCCGAGATCACCCTCGAGACGCGTCTCGACGTCGCCGAGGCCCGCAAGCTCCTCGACGAATTCGAGCTGCACGGCATCGCCGAGTTGCAGATCTCGGACAACGGCCAAGAGGTCTACGTCTTCCCCGCCTTCACCGACGGCGGCCGCGACAAGCTCACCGCCCGCTCCCCGCTCGACGAAGATGCCGAGGTCGAGTTGCTCTTCGAACAACTCGCCGAAGAGCAAGCTGCCAAACAGGCGGAACAATCGGCTGAACAATCGGCCGAAAAGGCCACCGTGTCTGCCCATTCGTCCGATTCCGACGCCTGA
- a CDS encoding proprotein convertase P-domain-containing protein, translating into MSKLRTAMLAGLLAASLAPLYGCGSECGPGTVDKDGQCIVDAKGCAEGTILKDGECLLDQSGCGEGTMLDGALCVPIDTVCEAGTTFDQGSYTCVPDTDVICGDGTEVADDGLCVPSAEACDGTATLDDAGRCVVGAAACGAGTELDPNTGECMLADAACGQGTALDGDTGACVPTADVCDTGTKFDADSGLCLPDSCSPGDVVIDGVCTSPADDLAGDVDLTETEPNDPAFGGTAESLFVPTAGDDPQVFSGTISEATDLDGDGTVDQDVDVYEFTANAGEWFEISVLSTGMPDPAFKVEGPNGYVRWSPFGGGDAVRDVVIPEDGTYTVTVLPAMVLESDGEISRIGGDDWSYVGTFETLSAPSATLVDLSTGAGQLAGDFPNVEDNFFELSGAQAGDIVTVSVDALGTDAEGVVQVWSDATTLVSSQPLGPNTLVELDGTDASQFILIDWMKTSGASVNFELTADITGSSTIATIQPGGTHTFTVTAQEFDQIVASQTNPTSADLDVTITEVATGTELASETLASDSQINPLVTSAGDYEVVFTNNTSSNVDATLVAKAQPLPTIGPLAPGDSDTYTHPSTVPADQTSLVRLIVNEPSVLEFSGPYSGDMNFGLYDSTMTAINARPYTDDAFTYYHSLSPGTYFIEAEALDALTAFEVTVARPDLPSDNASSPGIAVTSNNTVTDTMTVSGCANIASLRVYVLIPHTYIGDLLVTLESPSGTSVTLHDETGYGDDDIIGWYPTDLTVDGPGALSDFAGEDANGDWTLSITDNAGGDDGSLVHWALDLTCQ; encoded by the coding sequence ATGTCGAAGTTGCGAACGGCGATGCTGGCCGGCCTGTTGGCCGCGTCCTTGGCGCCGCTTTATGGATGCGGATCGGAGTGCGGCCCGGGGACTGTCGATAAGGACGGTCAATGTATCGTGGACGCCAAGGGTTGTGCAGAGGGCACCATCCTCAAAGACGGCGAGTGCTTGCTCGACCAGTCGGGTTGTGGCGAAGGAACGATGCTCGACGGTGCGCTTTGCGTGCCCATCGACACCGTTTGTGAAGCAGGCACGACCTTCGACCAAGGCTCGTACACTTGCGTGCCGGATACCGACGTCATCTGCGGTGATGGTACGGAGGTCGCCGACGATGGTCTGTGCGTGCCCAGCGCCGAGGCTTGTGACGGCACGGCGACGCTCGACGACGCCGGTCGCTGCGTAGTCGGCGCGGCTGCCTGCGGAGCGGGCACCGAGCTCGACCCGAATACCGGTGAGTGCATGCTCGCCGATGCGGCTTGCGGTCAGGGAACCGCGCTCGATGGCGACACCGGCGCTTGCGTGCCGACCGCCGACGTGTGCGACACCGGCACCAAATTCGACGCCGACAGCGGACTCTGCCTGCCCGACAGCTGCAGTCCGGGTGACGTGGTCATCGACGGAGTGTGCACCTCGCCGGCCGACGACCTCGCCGGCGACGTGGACCTGACCGAGACCGAGCCCAACGACCCGGCGTTCGGCGGTACCGCCGAGTCGCTGTTCGTTCCCACGGCCGGCGACGATCCGCAGGTGTTCAGTGGCACCATCTCCGAAGCGACCGATCTCGACGGCGACGGGACTGTCGACCAAGACGTCGACGTCTACGAATTTACCGCCAACGCCGGCGAGTGGTTCGAGATTTCGGTGCTCTCGACGGGCATGCCCGACCCGGCCTTCAAGGTCGAGGGGCCCAACGGCTACGTGCGCTGGAGCCCGTTCGGCGGCGGTGACGCCGTGCGCGACGTCGTCATCCCGGAAGACGGCACCTACACGGTGACCGTGCTGCCGGCGATGGTGTTGGAGAGCGACGGCGAGATCAGCCGCATCGGCGGTGACGACTGGAGTTACGTAGGCACGTTCGAGACGTTGTCGGCACCGAGCGCCACCCTTGTCGATCTGTCGACCGGCGCCGGCCAACTCGCCGGTGATTTCCCCAACGTCGAAGATAACTTCTTCGAGCTGAGCGGCGCGCAGGCCGGCGACATCGTCACCGTGAGCGTCGACGCTCTGGGTACCGACGCCGAGGGCGTCGTCCAGGTCTGGAGTGACGCGACCACGCTGGTCTCGTCGCAGCCTCTGGGGCCGAACACGCTCGTCGAGCTCGACGGCACGGACGCCTCGCAGTTCATCCTCATCGACTGGATGAAGACCAGCGGGGCGAGCGTCAACTTCGAGTTGACCGCCGATATCACCGGTTCGAGCACGATCGCGACGATTCAGCCGGGCGGCACGCACACCTTTACGGTCACTGCTCAGGAGTTCGACCAGATCGTCGCCAGCCAGACCAACCCGACGAGCGCCGACCTCGACGTGACCATCACCGAGGTCGCCACCGGAACCGAGTTGGCCAGCGAGACGCTCGCTTCCGACAGCCAAATCAACCCCTTGGTGACGAGCGCCGGCGACTACGAGGTCGTCTTCACCAACAACACCTCGTCGAACGTCGACGCCACCCTCGTGGCCAAGGCGCAGCCGTTGCCGACGATCGGGCCGCTTGCTCCGGGTGACTCGGACACCTACACCCATCCCAGCACTGTGCCCGCCGACCAAACGTCGCTCGTGCGCCTGATCGTGAACGAGCCGAGTGTGCTCGAGTTCTCCGGGCCCTACAGCGGCGACATGAACTTCGGGCTCTACGACTCGACGATGACCGCGATCAACGCTCGTCCGTACACCGACGATGCGTTCACCTACTACCACAGCCTCAGCCCGGGCACCTACTTCATCGAAGCGGAGGCGCTCGATGCGCTTACCGCCTTCGAGGTGACCGTCGCGCGTCCCGACCTGCCGTCGGACAACGCCAGTTCGCCGGGTATCGCCGTCACGAGCAACAACACGGTCACCGACACGATGACCGTCAGCGGCTGCGCCAATATCGCCAGCCTTCGCGTGTATGTGCTGATTCCGCACACCTATATCGGCGACCTGCTCGTCACGCTGGAGAGCCCGTCGGGCACGAGCGTGACGCTGCACGATGAGACCGGTTACGGCGACGATGACATCATCGGTTGGTATCCCACCGATCTGACCGTCGATGGACCGGGAGCGCTGTCGGACTTCGCCGGCGAGGACGCTAACGGCGACTGGACGCTGTCGATCACCGACAACGCCGGCGGCGACGATGGATCGTTGGTGCATTGGGCGCTCGACTTGACCTGCCAATAA
- a CDS encoding sensor histidine kinase, with protein MREQQDEPGVHNDASSSADTSSADDDAAALLRAFSHDFSTPLANIKLAAEVLTSAEGRLSSDKLVDLGENISTEADRIRRMIDTLIEWSRFETGKRELRWEWHLVEDLVGSAIRRLGSLLDDHQVVVTIEPDLAFVRGDEVLIETVLINLLDNAAHCTPAGGPVEVRVCADDQQCRVEVLDGGPRFDNEEDVLVDARSSARSGQTSTPGGALGLVVSRRIVDAHDGEIWAHNRQDQTGAVFAFVLGYGGRTPPHDLVDPETGKDATE; from the coding sequence ATGCGAGAACAGCAAGATGAACCTGGTGTTCATAACGACGCATCTTCATCCGCCGACACTTCATCCGCCGACGACGATGCGGCCGCGTTGCTGCGCGCGTTTTCTCACGACTTTTCCACTCCGCTGGCCAATATCAAGTTGGCCGCCGAAGTGCTCACGTCAGCCGAAGGCCGGCTGTCGAGCGACAAGCTCGTCGACTTGGGCGAGAATATCTCGACGGAAGCCGACCGCATCCGACGCATGATCGATACGCTCATCGAGTGGAGTCGATTCGAGACGGGCAAGCGCGAGTTGCGCTGGGAGTGGCATTTGGTCGAAGATCTGGTCGGCTCGGCGATCCGCCGGCTCGGATCGTTGCTTGACGACCACCAAGTAGTTGTCACCATTGAGCCTGACCTGGCGTTTGTACGTGGCGACGAGGTGCTCATCGAGACGGTGTTGATCAACTTGCTCGATAACGCCGCTCATTGTACGCCCGCAGGTGGTCCCGTCGAAGTACGTGTTTGTGCCGACGACCAGCAGTGTCGTGTCGAAGTGCTCGACGGCGGTCCTCGATTCGATAACGAGGAAGATGTATTGGTCGACGCGCGTTCAAGTGCCCGGAGCGGGCAAACAAGCACTCCCGGCGGGGCGCTGGGACTGGTTGTCAGCCGAAGGATTGTCGACGCGCACGACGGGGAGATCTGGGCTCACAATAGACAAGATCAAACCGGTGCTGTATTCGCATTTGTCTTGGGGTATGGTGGACGCACACCGCCTCATGATCTCGTCGACCCTGAAACGGGTAAAGACGCAACTGAGTAG
- a CDS encoding alpha/beta fold hydrolase produces the protein MNTDVPFKHRRVRASGVELHCVELGARDDAPLMLFLHGFPEFWYSWRHQMREFADDFHVVAPDLRGYNTSDKPAGRGAYSLDKLVDDVRALIVNLGYDKCVLVGHDWGGAIAWQFAHTHPEMLDKLVVMNLPHPVRFYEGLATAAQLRRSWYIFFFQLPWLPEKLLSRDRYRTIAELFEKESKNPGAFSDEDLEAYRQAASQPGALTAMLNYYRNILLQAFSFDPDDYTPLEVPTLLIWGEDDSALGKELTYGTERFVRDLQIAYIPECSHWVQQDRPAIVNRHMRSFVDAG, from the coding sequence ATGAACACTGACGTCCCGTTCAAGCATCGGCGCGTGCGCGCCAGCGGTGTCGAGCTGCATTGTGTCGAGTTGGGCGCGCGTGACGACGCGCCGCTGATGCTCTTTCTGCACGGGTTTCCCGAGTTCTGGTACTCGTGGCGCCACCAGATGCGCGAGTTCGCCGACGACTTTCATGTCGTCGCCCCCGACCTTCGCGGCTACAACACGAGCGACAAACCCGCGGGCCGCGGCGCCTACAGCCTCGACAAGCTCGTTGACGACGTACGCGCCCTCATCGTGAACCTGGGTTACGACAAATGCGTGCTCGTGGGACACGACTGGGGTGGCGCCATCGCCTGGCAATTCGCCCACACTCACCCCGAGATGCTCGACAAGCTGGTGGTCATGAACCTGCCCCACCCGGTTCGCTTCTACGAGGGACTTGCCACCGCCGCCCAACTTCGGCGCAGCTGGTATATCTTCTTTTTCCAGCTGCCCTGGCTTCCCGAAAAGCTGTTGAGCCGCGACCGCTACCGCACCATCGCCGAGCTCTTCGAGAAGGAGTCGAAAAACCCCGGCGCTTTCTCGGACGAAGACCTCGAAGCCTACCGTCAGGCCGCCAGCCAACCCGGCGCGCTGACTGCCATGCTCAACTACTACCGCAATATCCTGCTCCAAGCATTCAGCTTCGACCCCGACGACTACACGCCGCTCGAGGTGCCCACGCTGCTGATCTGGGGCGAGGACGATAGCGCGCTGGGAAAGGAGCTGACCTACGGCACCGAGCGCTTCGTGCGCGACCTGCAAATTGCCTACATCCCGGAGTGCAGCCACTGGGTCCAGCAGGACCGTCCTGCCATCGTCAATCGACACATGCGCAGCTTCGTCGACGCCGGATAA
- a CDS encoding serine/threonine protein kinase, whose amino-acid sequence MSDDQSVSDSFFDVSGLPDEDVGDDDDLLVGSVLDGRYRLDRLLGEGGMGRVYAGTQLSIEREVAIKLLRGEALAQREVKERFLREAKVISGFSHPNIVRLIDYGEDRERRLPYLVMELVRGVSLGELTRRGRLELPLALEIAYQVCGALVQAHAAGIVHRDLKPDNLQLVPVVGDSFQTKVLDFGIAFPSDANSRLTSTGMICGTSYYIAPEQARAQELDGRADLYALGIILYEMLSGQLPFSGDSDFQILLMQVQQPPPPLADYLPPEEVPPEVIKLVHDLLAKAPDERPPSARAVRERIEVIRRRCAISPLKLDLEDASADAFERWILPPSDNAPIINAATEFDVSTPAEAVEKLASRRHTLVEDGGPTEQMAEVDGTPDADSETAPTQEASAEASSGGAGSAWLIAALVACIAVAGGVAAYLATADESDDPDEAATAVARKADDAPDVPHDDSRQDERPRPVPDNVPITAFAGRCMVIGESDTWFHSVFLYPEVGELMLQGDERLLWSRVDMGERQGKTATFSYEVPVDDKPESSKKKSQTLEARASADKLIFKLPEKKSKFVCRKHDVQKYYDTLDLTGTFVDADDKERTLVVPSSGQRLEIGGAEYAYRILDGRTPADGHLLALREADADKAKWQPTRLSYDADAGALTLGEGERAQRFVSEAALEEAARAEKKRRRKKKRSPKPASKPTPTQPAPQQAPAAAQPGWQRGPASQEVVDKYRKELRAVVQRFCDAQDDHKQRIEHYQSLLRQGRKEDAKAYHEAHIKDGGKLRDEMTTISHTYSNILQRAIYSGVTSLQIQQMPSLSNDACK is encoded by the coding sequence ATGAGCGATGACCAATCCGTAAGCGACTCGTTTTTCGACGTTTCCGGCCTCCCCGATGAGGACGTGGGCGACGATGACGATCTGCTGGTGGGGAGCGTGCTCGACGGGCGTTACCGTCTGGACCGCCTGCTGGGCGAAGGCGGGATGGGGCGAGTCTATGCCGGCACGCAGCTGTCGATCGAGCGCGAGGTCGCCATCAAGCTGTTGCGCGGCGAGGCGTTGGCCCAACGCGAGGTCAAGGAGCGCTTTTTGCGCGAGGCCAAGGTCATCTCGGGCTTCAGTCATCCCAATATCGTCCGCCTCATCGACTACGGCGAAGACCGCGAGCGTCGTCTGCCCTACCTGGTCATGGAGCTGGTGCGTGGGGTATCACTCGGCGAGTTGACTCGGCGCGGCCGGCTCGAGCTGCCGTTGGCCCTCGAGATTGCCTATCAGGTCTGTGGCGCTCTGGTGCAGGCACACGCTGCGGGCATCGTCCACCGTGACCTCAAGCCCGACAACTTGCAGCTGGTGCCGGTCGTCGGCGACTCGTTTCAGACCAAAGTCCTCGATTTTGGCATCGCCTTTCCTAGCGACGCCAACTCCCGGCTGACCTCCACCGGGATGATCTGCGGCACCTCGTATTATATCGCCCCCGAACAAGCTCGCGCACAGGAACTCGACGGACGCGCCGACCTGTATGCGCTGGGCATTATCCTTTACGAGATGCTCTCCGGGCAGCTCCCGTTCAGCGGCGACAGCGACTTCCAGATCTTGTTGATGCAGGTCCAACAGCCACCGCCGCCCCTGGCAGACTATCTGCCGCCCGAAGAAGTGCCGCCGGAGGTCATCAAGCTCGTCCATGACCTGCTGGCAAAGGCGCCCGACGAACGACCTCCCTCGGCGCGCGCGGTGCGCGAGCGCATCGAAGTCATTCGCAGACGCTGCGCCATTTCACCGCTGAAGCTCGACCTGGAGGATGCGTCGGCCGATGCGTTCGAACGCTGGATCCTCCCGCCGTCGGACAACGCACCGATCATCAACGCCGCCACCGAGTTCGACGTCTCGACTCCCGCCGAGGCGGTCGAGAAACTCGCCAGCCGACGCCACACGCTCGTCGAAGATGGCGGCCCGACCGAGCAAATGGCCGAGGTCGACGGGACCCCCGATGCGGATTCCGAGACGGCGCCCACTCAAGAGGCTTCTGCCGAAGCGTCCTCGGGTGGCGCAGGCTCCGCGTGGCTGATAGCTGCCCTCGTCGCGTGCATCGCCGTCGCTGGGGGCGTCGCGGCCTATCTGGCGACGGCAGACGAGTCGGACGATCCCGACGAGGCTGCGACGGCCGTCGCTCGAAAAGCCGACGACGCGCCGGACGTCCCCCACGACGACTCTCGCCAAGACGAGCGCCCACGCCCCGTACCCGACAATGTGCCGATCACCGCCTTCGCCGGCCGCTGCATGGTTATCGGCGAGAGCGACACTTGGTTTCACAGCGTCTTTTTGTATCCGGAGGTCGGCGAGTTGATGCTCCAAGGCGACGAGCGACTCCTGTGGTCGCGCGTCGACATGGGCGAGCGACAGGGAAAGACGGCCACCTTCAGCTACGAGGTTCCGGTCGACGATAAGCCGGAGAGCAGCAAGAAAAAGTCACAAACGCTCGAGGCACGTGCGAGCGCCGACAAGCTCATCTTCAAGCTTCCCGAGAAAAAGTCGAAGTTCGTCTGCCGCAAACACGACGTCCAGAAGTACTACGACACCCTCGACCTGACGGGGACCTTCGTCGACGCGGACGATAAAGAACGCACCCTGGTGGTGCCCTCCTCCGGCCAACGACTCGAGATCGGCGGCGCCGAATACGCCTACCGTATTTTGGACGGCCGCACGCCGGCCGACGGGCACCTGCTCGCGCTCAGAGAGGCCGACGCTGACAAAGCCAAATGGCAGCCCACGCGGCTGAGCTACGATGCGGACGCGGGCGCCCTGACTCTGGGCGAGGGCGAGCGTGCGCAGCGTTTTGTCTCCGAGGCGGCGCTCGAAGAGGCTGCTCGGGCCGAGAAGAAGCGTCGGCGCAAGAAGAAGCGCTCGCCGAAGCCTGCTTCCAAGCCGACGCCGACCCAACCCGCACCGCAGCAGGCTCCTGCAGCAGCCCAGCCGGGTTGGCAGCGCGGACCGGCCTCCCAAGAGGTGGTCGACAAGTACCGCAAGGAGCTGCGGGCGGTCGTCCAGCGCTTCTGCGATGCGCAAGACGATCACAAACAGCGGATCGAGCACTACCAATCGCTGTTGAGGCAAGGCCGCAAAGAAGACGCCAAAGCCTACCACGAGGCGCATATCAAGGATGGCGGCAAGCTGCGCGACGAAATGACCACCATCAGCCACACCTACAGCAATATCCTGCAACGCGCGATTTACTCGGGCGTCACGAGCCTGCAAATCCAGCAAATGCCCAGCCTGAGCAACGACGCGTGCAAGTGA